The segment CAAGGTTCAGCTTTTAAGGATCAAAGCTAAAGATGTTGAAAAAGTTTCATCCGCTATGTTTGCAAAAGGTAGAAGTGTAGCATCTGTCAACTATGCTTTAGCCGTGATCTCACAAGTATGGAATCTTGCAAAACGCGATGGACTTGTTGCAGAAGACTCCCCCACTAAAAAAGTGAAACTCCCAAAAAAAGACAATCGGCGTACCCGCTTTTTGACGAAAGATGAAGCAATCAGACTTTTCAAAGAGTTAAAAACAAGATCCCCCGAAACCCACGACATGGCTATTCTAGCTTTATACTGCGGATTACGGTTCGGAGAAATTGCCTCCCTTACATGGCAGGACATCGATTTCGAGAATGAAGATATTTATATCCGAGATCCAAAGACCCTAGTAAACAGGAAGGCTTTTTTCATTAAGCCTGTACGCGAAATGCTAGAACGAAGAGCTTTAGAGCCCCATTCAAATTCAGAGAGGCTATTCAATACAGTTGATGGAGGCAAACTTGCACGAGTTTCTAAAACATATGGCAGGATCGTTGCGGAGATGTTCAACGAGGGCATAGACGACTCAAGACAAAAAATGTGCTTTCATAATCTACGCCATACATTTGCATCGTGGCATGTCCAACTAGGAACTGACTTGTACACTGTAAAAGAGCTTATGGGACATAGTAATTTCAAAATGACTCAACGCTATGCACACCTCGCCCCTGACGGACTTAGGAAGGCTGTTAAGGTTTTGGAGGATTAAGGGGTTAAAGGACTTGCAATCTAACTATATTTTAAGTCATAAAAGCAGTTATCATTTTCAATAAATTTTACTCCTAAACATAAGTAATTAAAAATGTTTTGTTTAAAAACTGACCTATTTAAAATAGTAGGCAATTTTAATTTAAAAAAAATAAAAGGCTACTCTCCATACTGGAAAGCAGCCTTAAATGCTAAGCATATAATTTAAATTTATCCGTTTAATAGAACTTCCCGCATACGTCGAAACTCATCTTCACTTATTTGGCCATGGAAAATTTTTCCTTCAGGATATCAAGTGGATCACGATTATAAGCGCAGGACGGTTCTTTTGACTTAAAGGATTGAATAATTTTCATGACCCCAAAGAGGACAAGTACGACAATCAAAATATTCCAAAACATACCATACATTCCCACACCCATGAATCCATGCCCAGCTCCAAACAGACTACCCCAGCTGCAACCGTACATAAGAACCTCCTGAAGGTTAAGATCACTACTGTAGTTCTAAAAACTACAAACCTGTCATGGCTTTTACATCTTCAAGTGACTTTTCCATCTTCTGAAGCCCGTCATTCACCATCTGCATACCACCGGCTGTACCTTTTTTCATCATTCCCATCCCCTTCATCATTTCCATCATGCCTTTATTAGCATTGCCCATCGAATTTTCTATCATGGATTGGTGGGGATTACCTTCTGCACCATTTTCAATCATTTTCATTCCATTATGCATAGGCATCATTTCTTTATTCATCATTCCCATGCCTTCTTTCATGGTAGCAGGATTTTTCATCATATCCGCTCCATTTTTCATATCTTCAATCCCTTTCTCCATAATCATGATTCCTTCATGCATGGACCCTGTAACCTTGTCATTACCTTGCATGGAGCTGTGATCCATGTTCATATCCATAGCAAAAGCAGCCGTAGACATTGCAACAATAAATGCGACCAGCATAGTGATGTTTAAAATCTTTTTCATTTGATAATCCCTCTGTTTTGTTTAATTTTAATTATTTCTTTTAACGACCAC is part of the Maridesulfovibrio sp. genome and harbors:
- a CDS encoding site-specific integrase; translated protein: MAKDKRKWITSAKFSGVRWYQHATRKHGVKFDKCFGLRYAAAGRRFQPTLGWASEGWSEKKAALELSKLKEAYKTGKGDFSLSEKRKKNQKKYLQEQEEIKTKEKESIIFSDFWEQSYWPTQNYKSVGSLGAESALYRNWIFPKIGKVQLLRIKAKDVEKVSSAMFAKGRSVASVNYALAVISQVWNLAKRDGLVAEDSPTKKVKLPKKDNRRTRFLTKDEAIRLFKELKTRSPETHDMAILALYCGLRFGEIASLTWQDIDFENEDIYIRDPKTLVNRKAFFIKPVREMLERRALEPHSNSERLFNTVDGGKLARVSKTYGRIVAEMFNEGIDDSRQKMCFHNLRHTFASWHVQLGTDLYTVKELMGHSNFKMTQRYAHLAPDGLRKAVKVLED